The sequence CTCCGAGGCCTTCGACGAGGGACTGCGCGTTGCCGATATCGGCTCAGGCGCAGGACTGCCTGGAATTCCTGTGGCGATTGCGCGCCCTGATCTGTCAATCACTTTGATCGAACCCTTGCTCAAGCGCTCGACGTACCTTAGTGAGGTAAAAAACCAGCTTGAGTTGGACAATGTCACGGTCATTCGGGGACGAGCAGAAGATCAGAAACTCGAACCTTTTGATGTGGTGACGTCGCGTGCTGTTGCACCGCTGGGCAAGCTCGCTGGTTGGTCACTGCCACTGGTCAAAAAAGGTGGTGCGATGGTAGCGATGAAAGGGGCGTCGGTAAGCGACGAGCTTGAGCGCGATGCCGGCGTGATCAA comes from Corynebacterium cystitidis and encodes:
- the rsmG gene encoding 16S rRNA (guanine(527)-N(7))-methyltransferase RsmG, which gives rise to MSVEFEPTPEVASLIFGDRLALAESYHDSLATTATERGFIGPKEVGRLWSRHIMNCAIISEAFDEGLRVADIGSGAGLPGIPVAIARPDLSITLIEPLLKRSTYLSEVKNQLELDNVTVIRGRAEDQKLEPFDVVTSRAVAPLGKLAGWSLPLVKKGGAMVAMKGASVSDELERDAGVIKKAGGGQATIFTVGDDVLAEPTTLIRIERAR